One genomic segment of Amycolatopsis granulosa includes these proteins:
- a CDS encoding alpha/beta hydrolase — MRPRFRTRRALQLALTANALRPVPGVRASVPAFFAGWLTGELAPHLLALTVADTAAHLARYGLRTRADRAGLGLAAASVAGLGSLVVTSQRAKGAVEQALAEALGPRYAADLERPPDPRDLATPWGQLVLPFRMRNPDVRRDRNLAYAPGGKRFLMDIYRPREPVRGRPVLLQIHGGAWMVDSKDHQGIPLMLHMAQRGWVCVAVNYPLSPKAHWPDHIVGIKRAVAWIREHIGEYGGDPAFLAATGGSAGGHLAALLALTANDAGLQPGFADADTGVQACVPHYGVYDFAASSGSRASTVRLHTLLARYVVGKDPARHLDEYLAASPLERITDTAPPFFVIHGAHDSLVPVREAREFVRRLRQTSGQPVAYAELPGAQHAFDVFPSIRSAHVIRGVERFLEWTYLRWLRQGT; from the coding sequence ATGCGACCCCGTTTCCGCACCCGGCGGGCCCTGCAGCTCGCCCTGACGGCGAACGCGCTGCGCCCGGTGCCCGGGGTGCGCGCCTCGGTGCCCGCGTTCTTCGCCGGCTGGCTGACCGGGGAGCTCGCGCCGCACCTGCTCGCGCTCACGGTCGCCGACACGGCCGCGCACCTGGCGCGGTACGGGCTGCGCACGCGGGCGGACCGGGCCGGCCTGGGGCTCGCCGCGGCGTCGGTGGCCGGGCTGGGGTCGCTGGTCGTGACGTCGCAGCGGGCGAAGGGCGCGGTGGAGCAGGCGCTGGCGGAGGCGCTCGGGCCGCGGTACGCGGCGGATCTGGAACGCCCGCCGGACCCGCGGGACCTGGCGACGCCGTGGGGGCAGCTGGTGCTGCCGTTCCGGATGCGCAACCCGGACGTGCGGCGCGACCGCAACCTCGCCTACGCGCCGGGGGGCAAGCGGTTCCTGATGGACATCTACCGGCCGCGTGAACCGGTGCGGGGGCGCCCGGTGCTGCTGCAGATCCACGGCGGCGCCTGGATGGTGGACAGCAAGGACCACCAGGGCATTCCGCTGATGCTGCACATGGCGCAGCGCGGCTGGGTGTGCGTGGCGGTGAACTACCCGCTGTCGCCGAAGGCGCACTGGCCGGACCACATCGTCGGCATCAAGCGCGCGGTGGCGTGGATCCGCGAACACATCGGCGAATACGGCGGCGATCCGGCGTTCCTGGCCGCCACGGGCGGTTCGGCCGGCGGTCACCTGGCCGCGCTGCTGGCGCTCACCGCGAACGACGCGGGACTGCAACCGGGTTTCGCCGACGCCGACACCGGGGTGCAGGCGTGCGTGCCGCACTACGGGGTGTACGACTTCGCCGCGTCGAGCGGTTCGCGGGCCAGCACGGTGCGGTTGCACACGCTGCTGGCCCGGTACGTGGTGGGCAAGGACCCGGCGCGGCACCTGGACGAGTACCTCGCCGCCTCCCCGCTGGAGCGGATCACCGACACGGCGCCGCCGTTCTTCGTGATCCACGGCGCGCACGACTCGCTGGTGCCGGTCCGGGAGGCGCGCGAGTTCGTCCGGCGCCTGCGCCAGACCTCCGGACAGCCGGTGGCGTACGCGGAGCTGCCCGGCGCGCAGCACGCGTTCGACGTCTTCCCGTCCATCCGCAGCGCCCACGTGATACGGGGGGTGGAACGCTTCCTGGAGTGGACCTATCTGCGTTGGCTCCGCCAGGGCACCTGA
- a CDS encoding wax ester/triacylglycerol synthase family O-acyltransferase, protein MRPLSGLDASFLYLETSSQVLHVCGLLTLDGSSIPGGYRFAEFKHTLAGRIRAIPEFRRKLHNSPLNFLHPVWVEDDAFDIDHHVHRVAVPAPGDRETLAELCAHFAGQPLNRDRPLWEMYVIEGLPGDQVAVLFKMHHATVDGVGGAGLIAYLAGTEPGELPPLPDPEPNLGPPSHLKLLRASVQELARRPVEVAKLLPGLAGMAPRWLGRALRRQGMPVPFTAPRTSFNSTITGVRSIAYGTVDLDDVKTVKNAFGVKVNDVVLALCAGALRRYLDGRGELPQDPLVATVPVSTLGRTGQEGDSSNKVSAFFAALPTHLPEAAARIYAAAESNRQAKEHHHEIDADMLQDWAQFAAPGLFGLAVRAYAALRLADKHPVVHNLVVSNVPGPPMPLYFVGARVTAFYPLGPVFHGAGLNVTVLSYAGTMDIGLLAARELVPDVWVLAEAMRDEMRELLAAATALA, encoded by the coding sequence GTGCGACCGCTCAGTGGACTCGACGCCAGTTTCCTGTACCTGGAAACGTCTTCGCAGGTGCTGCACGTGTGCGGGCTGCTCACCCTGGACGGGTCGAGCATCCCGGGTGGTTACCGCTTCGCGGAGTTCAAGCACACGCTCGCCGGGCGGATCCGCGCGATCCCGGAGTTCCGCCGGAAGCTGCACAATTCCCCGCTGAACTTCCTGCACCCGGTGTGGGTCGAGGACGACGCGTTCGACATCGACCACCACGTGCACCGCGTCGCGGTGCCCGCGCCGGGCGACCGGGAGACGCTGGCCGAGTTGTGCGCCCACTTCGCCGGTCAGCCGCTCAACCGGGACCGGCCGCTGTGGGAGATGTACGTGATCGAGGGCCTGCCCGGCGACCAGGTCGCGGTGTTGTTCAAGATGCACCACGCGACCGTCGACGGGGTCGGCGGTGCCGGCCTGATCGCCTACCTGGCGGGCACCGAACCGGGTGAACTTCCGCCGCTGCCGGACCCCGAGCCCAACCTCGGGCCGCCCTCGCACCTGAAGCTGCTGCGCGCGAGCGTCCAGGAGCTGGCGCGGCGCCCGGTGGAGGTGGCCAAGCTGCTGCCCGGTCTCGCCGGGATGGCGCCGCGCTGGCTCGGCCGCGCGCTGCGCCGTCAGGGCATGCCGGTCCCGTTCACCGCGCCGCGCACCTCGTTCAACTCCACGATCACCGGCGTGCGCAGCATCGCCTACGGCACCGTGGATCTCGACGACGTCAAGACGGTGAAGAACGCCTTCGGCGTGAAGGTGAACGACGTGGTCCTGGCGCTGTGCGCGGGCGCGCTGCGCCGGTACCTGGACGGGCGTGGCGAACTGCCGCAGGATCCGCTGGTCGCGACCGTCCCGGTGTCCACGCTGGGCCGCACCGGCCAGGAGGGCGACAGCAGCAACAAGGTGTCCGCGTTCTTCGCGGCCCTGCCCACGCACCTGCCGGAGGCCGCCGCGCGGATCTACGCGGCCGCGGAGAGCAACCGGCAGGCCAAGGAGCACCACCACGAGATCGACGCCGACATGCTGCAGGACTGGGCGCAGTTCGCCGCGCCCGGCCTGTTCGGGCTCGCCGTGCGGGCGTACGCGGCGCTGCGCCTGGCGGACAAGCACCCGGTGGTGCACAACCTGGTCGTCTCCAACGTGCCCGGTCCGCCGATGCCGCTGTACTTCGTCGGCGCGCGGGTCACCGCGTTCTACCCGCTCGGCCCGGTGTTCCACGGAGCCGGGCTGAACGTGACCGTGCTGTCCTACGCCGGCACGATGGACATCGGCCTGCTCGCCGCGCGAGAACTGGTTCCAGATGTGTGGGTGCTCGCCGAGGCGATGCGGGACGAGATGCGGGAACTGCTGGCGGCGGCCACGGCCCTTGCCTGA
- a CDS encoding acyl-CoA dehydrogenase family protein: MDFTLDATQADIAALTADVLAREPGHAWPALAKAGLLALAVPDELGGDGLGPAEVAVVLTEVGRAAADVPALAALALGVLPLDRLGSPEQRARWLPEIASGEAVVTAAPHEPSAPFVTAPSTEAVPAGGGWALTGTKTLVPSLPQARCVLVPATLPWGTGVFLVDPRAPGAQVRGTTLRLTGVRAGEADLLPAGAPADLHRFALAGAVALGDGAVAGALALTTGHVRRREQFGRPLATFQAVAQQIADVYIISRTLHLAALSAVWRLAEGLDPDEDLAVAAYWLAEEAPRALALCHHLHGGLGVDVTYPLHRHYGLVKELAAIVGGAAERLDRLGDLVEC; encoded by the coding sequence GTGGACTTCACCCTGGATGCGACCCAGGCCGACATCGCCGCGCTGACCGCGGACGTCCTGGCGCGGGAGCCCGGGCACGCGTGGCCCGCGCTGGCCAAGGCGGGCCTGCTCGCGCTCGCCGTGCCCGACGAGCTGGGCGGGGACGGGCTGGGCCCGGCGGAGGTCGCCGTGGTGCTCACCGAGGTCGGCCGGGCGGCCGCGGACGTGCCGGCGCTGGCCGCCCTCGCGCTCGGGGTGCTGCCGCTCGACCGGCTGGGCAGCCCGGAGCAGCGGGCCCGCTGGCTACCGGAGATCGCGTCGGGCGAGGCGGTGGTCACGGCCGCGCCGCACGAACCGTCGGCCCCGTTCGTCACCGCGCCGTCCACCGAAGCCGTGCCGGCCGGTGGGGGATGGGCACTGACCGGCACGAAGACCCTCGTGCCGTCGCTGCCGCAGGCGCGGTGCGTGCTCGTGCCGGCCACCCTGCCGTGGGGCACCGGGGTGTTCCTGGTCGATCCGCGCGCACCGGGTGCGCAGGTCCGCGGCACCACCCTGCGGCTGACCGGCGTGCGGGCCGGGGAGGCGGACCTGCTGCCCGCGGGCGCACCGGCGGACCTGCACCGGTTCGCGCTCGCCGGTGCGGTCGCGCTGGGCGACGGCGCGGTGGCCGGAGCGCTCGCGCTGACGACCGGGCACGTGCGGCGGCGCGAGCAGTTCGGCCGTCCACTCGCGACGTTCCAGGCGGTGGCCCAGCAGATCGCGGACGTCTACATCATCTCCCGCACGCTGCACCTGGCGGCGCTGTCGGCGGTGTGGCGGCTCGCCGAGGGGCTGGACCCGGACGAGGACCTGGCGGTCGCGGCGTACTGGCTGGCCGAGGAGGCCCCGCGGGCGCTGGCGCTGTGCCACCACCTGCACGGTGGGCTCGGTGTCGACGTCACCTACCCGCTGCACCGCCACTACGGGCTGGTCAAGGAGCTCGCCGCGATCGTCGGAGGCGCGGCGGAGCGGCTGGACCGGCTCGGCGACCTGGTGGAGTGCTGA
- a CDS encoding acyl-CoA dehydrogenase family protein, with amino-acid sequence MHVELTAAQRKLRDELREYFAGLVTPEERRALLRERHGEVYRRIVRRMGADGRLGVGWPAEYGGGGFGDLEQHLFADEAARADVQLPSVTLQTVGPTLQEYGSPEQKAFFLPKILAGEVHFAIGYTEPDAGTDLASLRTTAVRDGESYVVNGQKIFTTGAHDADYIWLAARTDPDAPRHRGISILIVDTRDPGYSWTPIITCDGAHHVNATYYSGVRVPVAMRVGAENQGWRLITTQLNHERVMLGPAGRAGGLYDRVRAWAAERGLLERPDVRRALGETRAVVRINELLNWQVAGAALDVADASATKVFGSERIQRIARLMEEIVARHGDLSDPGTAELADWLDVLARRNLVLTFGGGVNEIQRELIATAGLGLPRVPR; translated from the coding sequence ATGCACGTCGAACTGACCGCGGCGCAACGGAAACTGCGGGACGAGCTGCGCGAGTACTTCGCCGGGCTGGTCACGCCGGAGGAGCGGCGGGCGCTGCTGCGTGAGCGGCACGGCGAGGTCTACCGCCGCATCGTGCGCCGCATGGGCGCCGACGGGCGGCTGGGTGTGGGCTGGCCGGCGGAGTACGGCGGCGGCGGATTCGGTGATCTCGAGCAGCACCTGTTCGCCGACGAAGCCGCCCGCGCCGACGTGCAGCTGCCGTCGGTGACCCTGCAGACCGTCGGGCCGACGCTGCAGGAGTACGGCTCCCCGGAGCAGAAGGCGTTCTTCCTGCCGAAGATCCTGGCCGGTGAGGTGCACTTCGCGATCGGCTACACCGAACCGGATGCCGGCACCGACCTCGCGTCGCTGCGCACCACCGCGGTGCGGGACGGCGAGTCCTATGTGGTCAACGGGCAGAAGATCTTCACCACGGGCGCGCACGACGCCGACTACATCTGGCTCGCGGCGCGCACCGACCCGGACGCGCCCAGGCACCGGGGCATCTCGATCCTCATCGTCGACACCCGCGACCCCGGCTACTCCTGGACGCCGATCATCACCTGTGACGGCGCGCACCACGTCAACGCCACCTACTACTCCGGCGTCCGGGTGCCGGTGGCGATGCGGGTCGGCGCGGAGAACCAGGGCTGGCGGCTGATCACCACGCAGCTCAACCACGAGCGGGTCATGCTCGGCCCGGCCGGCCGGGCCGGCGGACTCTACGACCGGGTGCGCGCCTGGGCCGCGGAGCGTGGCCTGCTGGAGCGGCCGGACGTGCGGCGGGCGCTGGGGGAGACGCGGGCGGTGGTGCGCATCAACGAGCTGCTGAACTGGCAGGTGGCGGGTGCGGCCCTGGACGTCGCGGACGCCTCCGCGACGAAGGTGTTCGGCTCCGAGCGCATCCAGCGGATCGCGCGGCTGATGGAGGAGATCGTGGCACGACACGGTGACCTGTCCGATCCGGGCACCGCGGAACTGGCGGACTGGCTCGACGTGCTGGCGCGGCGGAACCTCGTCCTCACCTTCGGTGGCGGCGTCAACGAGATCCAGCGCGAGCTGATCGCCACCGCCGGGCTGGGGCTGCCGAGGGTGCCGCGATGA
- a CDS encoding bifunctional MaoC family dehydratase N-terminal/OB-fold nucleic acid binding domain-containing protein, with protein sequence MSIEAAAARIAAQGESSPRLARDPVNQAMINNWVEAIGDTDPRYRRGVAPPAMVQVWTMPGLHGQRAADDPLGAMMSVLDEAGYTSVVATNSEQTYHRYLRVGEHVSASTALESVVGPKRTALGEGWFVTTRTSFHVGGELVADMLFRVLKFAPPPAQPAPAAPGVLRPVISRDTEFFWAGTKAGELRIQRWGETLRHPPGPMPPDGDLDAQPGWVVASGRGTVHSYVVHHRPAVPGREPPFVIALVELEEGVRMLGELVGADPAEVCIGLPVTVTFVTVDDDLTLPAWRVAR encoded by the coding sequence ATGAGCATCGAAGCAGCCGCGGCGCGCATCGCCGCCCAGGGCGAGTCGTCCCCGCGGCTGGCACGTGATCCGGTGAACCAGGCGATGATCAACAACTGGGTGGAGGCCATCGGCGACACCGACCCGCGCTACCGCCGCGGGGTCGCGCCACCGGCGATGGTGCAGGTGTGGACGATGCCCGGCCTGCACGGGCAGCGTGCCGCGGACGACCCGCTGGGTGCGATGATGAGCGTGCTCGACGAGGCCGGCTACACCTCGGTGGTCGCGACCAACTCCGAGCAGACCTACCACCGCTACCTGCGCGTCGGCGAGCACGTCTCGGCGTCCACGGCGCTGGAGTCGGTGGTGGGTCCGAAGCGGACCGCGCTGGGCGAGGGCTGGTTCGTCACCACGCGCACGTCCTTCCACGTCGGCGGGGAACTGGTCGCCGACATGCTGTTCCGGGTGCTCAAGTTCGCGCCACCACCGGCACAGCCGGCACCGGCGGCGCCGGGTGTGCTGCGGCCGGTGATCAGCCGGGACACCGAGTTCTTCTGGGCGGGCACGAAGGCCGGTGAGCTGCGGATCCAGCGGTGGGGCGAGACCCTGCGGCACCCGCCGGGACCGATGCCGCCGGACGGTGACCTCGACGCGCAGCCCGGCTGGGTGGTGGCGAGCGGCCGCGGCACCGTCCACAGCTACGTCGTGCACCACCGTCCGGCGGTGCCCGGCCGGGAGCCGCCGTTCGTGATCGCGCTGGTCGAACTGGAGGAGGGGGTCCGCATGCTGGGTGAACTGGTCGGCGCCGATCCGGCGGAGGTCTGCATCGGACTACCGGTGACCGTCACCTTCGTGACCGTGGACGACGACCTGACCCTGCCGGCCTGGCGGGTGGCGCGATGA
- a CDS encoding acyl dehydratase, giving the protein MIAAGTELPELAFDVTPTFVISTALATRDFQDVHHDRDAAVARGSADIFLNILTDTGLVQRFVTGWAGPDALVRSIRIKLGVPCYAGDRLVFTGRVRSVEGRVAVVEVTGTGKLGAHVSGTVTVELDS; this is encoded by the coding sequence ATGATCGCCGCCGGCACCGAGCTGCCCGAACTGGCCTTCGACGTCACGCCGACGTTCGTGATCAGCACCGCGCTGGCCACCCGGGACTTCCAGGACGTGCACCACGACCGGGACGCGGCCGTCGCGCGCGGCTCGGCGGACATCTTCCTCAACATCCTCACCGACACCGGGCTGGTGCAGCGGTTCGTCACCGGATGGGCCGGGCCGGACGCGCTGGTGCGGTCGATCAGGATCAAGCTGGGGGTGCCGTGTTACGCGGGGGACCGGCTGGTGTTCACCGGCCGGGTCCGTTCGGTCGAGGGCCGCGTGGCGGTCGTCGAGGTGACCGGGACCGGGAAACTGGGGGCGCACGTGAGCGGGACGGTGACCGTGGAGCTGGACTCATGA
- a CDS encoding lipid-transfer protein has protein sequence MSLRGKAAIAGIGATEFSKDSGRSELRLAAEAVRAALDDAGLRPSDVDGLVSFTMDGNAEIAVARELGIPELTFFSRVHYGGGAAAATVQQAAMAVATGVAEVVVAYRAFNERSGHRFGQVSAAAAGQVNSSGVDNAFHYPMGLATPAATVAMVAQRYLHEYGASTEDFGRIAVLDRKHAATNPNAWFHGKPITLEEHQASKWIAEPLRLLDCCQESDGGVALVITSVARARDLRRKPAVIAAAAQGSGPDQYVMTSYYRDELTQLPEMGVVARQLWAQAGVGPTEVDVAVLYDHFTPYVLMQLEELGFCGRGEAAGFVASGALELDGALPLNPHGGQLGEAYIHGMNGIAEGVRQIRGESCNQVASVEHVLVTAGTGVPTSGLVLAQS, from the coding sequence ATGAGCCTGCGGGGCAAGGCGGCGATCGCCGGCATCGGCGCGACCGAGTTCTCCAAGGACTCCGGGCGCAGCGAGCTGCGGCTGGCGGCCGAGGCGGTGCGCGCCGCGCTGGACGACGCCGGGTTGCGTCCGTCCGATGTGGATGGTCTGGTGTCGTTCACCATGGACGGCAACGCCGAGATCGCGGTGGCGCGGGAGCTGGGCATCCCGGAGCTGACGTTCTTCAGCCGCGTCCACTACGGCGGCGGCGCGGCGGCCGCGACCGTGCAGCAGGCGGCGATGGCGGTCGCGACCGGCGTGGCCGAGGTGGTGGTCGCCTACCGGGCGTTCAACGAGCGCTCCGGGCACCGGTTCGGTCAGGTGTCGGCGGCGGCGGCGGGGCAGGTCAACTCCTCCGGGGTGGACAACGCGTTCCACTACCCGATGGGGCTGGCCACGCCGGCGGCCACCGTGGCGATGGTCGCGCAGCGGTATCTGCACGAGTACGGCGCCTCGACCGAGGACTTCGGCCGCATCGCCGTGCTGGACCGCAAGCACGCGGCGACCAACCCGAACGCGTGGTTCCACGGCAAGCCCATCACGCTCGAGGAGCACCAGGCGTCGAAGTGGATCGCCGAGCCGCTGCGGCTGCTGGACTGCTGCCAGGAATCCGACGGCGGGGTCGCCCTGGTGATCACGAGTGTGGCGCGGGCGCGGGACCTGCGGCGGAAACCGGCGGTGATCGCGGCGGCGGCGCAGGGCAGCGGTCCGGACCAGTACGTGATGACCAGCTACTACCGGGACGAGCTCACGCAACTGCCCGAGATGGGCGTGGTGGCGCGGCAGCTGTGGGCGCAGGCCGGGGTGGGGCCGACGGAGGTGGACGTGGCGGTGCTCTACGACCACTTCACGCCGTACGTGCTGATGCAGCTGGAGGAGCTGGGCTTCTGCGGGCGGGGTGAGGCGGCCGGTTTCGTCGCGTCCGGCGCGCTGGAACTGGACGGTGCGCTGCCGCTCAACCCGCACGGCGGTCAGCTCGGCGAGGCCTACATCCACGGCATGAACGGCATCGCCGAGGGCGTCCGGCAGATCCGCGGCGAGTCGTGCAACCAGGTGGCGTCGGTGGAGCACGTTCTCGTCACGGCTGGCACCGGGGTGCCGACGAGCGGGCTGGTGCTGGCTCAGTCGTAG
- a CDS encoding DUF5134 domain-containing protein encodes MHIPAALAWSLTVAFALLAVPSLARLVRLDALTTTPDTRQMDLAELLMVLAMLAMVSPLGGPIPAAGWQAILVLTAGWFLVAALRGRRCCALHHLVSAAAMLYMITAMPGHHDHGPWLSMAGQPVKLAWPVLALAAIAYFAVDSVRAGLLGVRWARTESLRDHRASRQVCRALMGAGMAYMLITGL; translated from the coding sequence ATGCACATCCCGGCCGCCCTCGCGTGGAGTTTGACCGTGGCGTTCGCGCTGCTGGCCGTGCCCAGCCTGGCGCGGCTGGTCCGCCTGGACGCGCTGACCACGACCCCGGACACCCGTCAGATGGACCTCGCCGAGCTGCTGATGGTCCTGGCGATGCTCGCGATGGTCTCGCCGCTCGGCGGGCCCATCCCGGCGGCCGGGTGGCAGGCGATCCTCGTGCTCACCGCGGGCTGGTTCCTCGTCGCCGCGCTGCGCGGGCGGCGCTGCTGCGCCCTGCACCACCTGGTGTCCGCCGCCGCGATGCTCTACATGATCACCGCGATGCCCGGCCACCACGACCACGGTCCGTGGCTGTCCATGGCGGGCCAGCCGGTCAAGCTCGCCTGGCCGGTGCTCGCCCTCGCCGCGATCGCCTACTTCGCGGTGGACAGCGTGCGCGCCGGGCTGCTGGGCGTGCGCTGGGCGCGCACGGAGAGTTTGCGCGACCACCGCGCGTCCCGCCAGGTCTGCCGGGCGCTGATGGGCGCCGGCATGGCCTACATGCTGATCACCGGTCTGTAG